A DNA window from Choristoneura fumiferana chromosome 2, NRCan_CFum_1, whole genome shotgun sequence contains the following coding sequences:
- the LOC141445579 gene encoding uncharacterized protein has translation MCGEMGKAVLRALTGALLCGLVSDAAYLQRYQPYDDRYEQVVVRKPLREHEKPQDLRNVPGVPGVDYPIYHAVPETGFSCAHVPVHPGMYANVETGCQAYHVCHDGREGHQGASFLCTNGTLFDQEKFACDWWYNVDCGQAIAHYKLNADPRKNPYVPKPKPEEELEHHAPHGIYYKSL, from the exons ATGTGCGGAGAAATGGGCAAGGCGGTTCTGCGGGCGCTGACGGGGGCTCTACTCTGTGGTCTGGTTTCAGACGCCGCGTATTTacag AGATACCAACCCTACGACGACCGTTACGAGCAAGTTGTGGTCCGGAAACCGCTGAGGGAGCACGAAAAGCCCCAAGACCTTCGCAACGTGCCTGGCGTGCCTGGGGTCGACTACCCCATATACCACGCGGTGCCTGAGACGGGGTTCTCCTGTGCCCATGTGCCAGTGCACCCTGGGATGTACGCCAATGTTGAAACTGGATGCCAG GCTTACCACGTGTGCCACGACGGGCGTGAAGGTCACCAGGGTGCTTCATTCCTCTGCACCAACGGGACTCTCTTCGACCAGGAGAAGTTTGCTTGCGACTGGTGGTACAACGTTGACTGTGGCCAGGCGATAGCCCATTACAA ACTAAATGCTGATCCAAGAAAGAATCCCTATGTACCGAAACCTAAACCTGAAGAAGAATTAGAGCACCACGCGCCACACGGCATTTACTATAAGAGtctttag